The following coding sequences are from one Desulfosporosinus orientis DSM 765 window:
- the ndk gene encoding nucleoside-diphosphate kinase has protein sequence MERTFIMLKPDAVQRGLVGEVINRFEKKGLKLVGMKLIQVDRALAEEHYAEHRGKGFFEPTVSYIMSSPVVAMVWEGKNGVALARELMGATNPANANPGSIRGMYGMDISRNVIHGSDSVASAEREIALYFRPEELADYVKAGEEWLSE, from the coding sequence ATGGAACGTACATTTATTATGCTCAAACCGGATGCAGTACAAAGAGGATTAGTGGGAGAGGTGATTAACCGGTTTGAAAAAAAAGGTCTTAAACTTGTGGGCATGAAGTTGATTCAAGTTGATCGTGCTCTGGCAGAAGAACATTACGCAGAACACAGAGGCAAAGGTTTCTTTGAACCAACAGTCAGCTATATCATGTCTTCTCCGGTTGTTGCCATGGTCTGGGAAGGAAAAAATGGAGTAGCTTTAGCTCGTGAATTGATGGGAGCAACCAATCCAGCTAATGCCAACCCGGGGTCTATTCGGGGAATGTATGGTATGGACATCAGCAGGAATGTAATACATGGCTCAGATTCCGTTGCCAGTGCAGAGAGGGAGATTGCCCTTTATTTTAGACCCGAAGAGCTTGCAGACTATGTAAAAGCGGGCGAAGAATGGCTGAGCGAATAA
- a CDS encoding DUF881 domain-containing protein, whose protein sequence is MHLNIKERSLLGVASILVGFLFIVLIKAQGVAGSQATTQETAIPSLIKIEQENQQLSIDNDKIEQELVKYAQGQSASALLNQQVNEARMNSGLVELVGPGIQITLDDSTRVALEGEDPNNYFIHEQYIREILNALWNGGAEAIAVNGQRITSYTEVFCGGSYIQINGTRQMPPYFIRAIGDSSNLSAALKFYGWDMLGEFQEQYGITRKLEILDSVTVPAGKLRSYRYAEPVKEGM, encoded by the coding sequence GTGCATCTAAATATCAAAGAACGCTCACTATTAGGGGTTGCCTCTATTTTAGTCGGATTCCTCTTTATTGTCTTAATCAAGGCCCAGGGAGTGGCCGGAAGCCAGGCAACGACTCAGGAAACGGCTATTCCCAGTTTAATTAAAATTGAGCAAGAGAACCAACAACTTTCAATCGACAATGATAAAATAGAGCAGGAGTTAGTTAAATATGCTCAGGGACAAAGCGCTTCAGCTTTGCTGAATCAGCAAGTTAATGAGGCTAGGATGAATTCAGGTTTAGTTGAACTTGTTGGACCGGGGATTCAAATTACCTTGGATGATTCTACACGTGTTGCTCTAGAGGGAGAAGATCCGAATAATTATTTTATTCATGAGCAGTACATCCGTGAGATTTTAAATGCTCTGTGGAATGGTGGGGCAGAAGCCATTGCCGTTAATGGGCAGCGCATTACCTCCTATACAGAGGTGTTTTGCGGAGGATCTTATATCCAGATCAATGGAACCCGTCAAATGCCTCCTTATTTCATTAGAGCGATCGGAGACTCGAGTAACCTTTCTGCCGCTTTAAAGTTCTATGGATGGGATATGCTGGGTGAGTTTCAGGAGCAGTACGGAATTACCCGTAAGCTTGAAATATTGGACAGTGTTACGGTCCCGGCGGGTAAACTGAGAAGTTACCGCTATGCAGAGCCGGTTAAGGAGGGAATGTGA
- a CDS encoding DUF881 domain-containing protein: MVAIALGFLIALQAQTQKNLSAAEQINDQRAAQMKAVLANSQEQNAQLLKKHQELSEKLDQARKQVGTDPQLLVHLKQLQMLDGTQAVEGPGILISIDDRNKKVAFPLAPSDISKMINTLKLAGAEAISINGQRIVASTAIVLSGNSTILVNTVPINRTEGVPYEISAIGEQDTLLDYFSNLEAVTLKQSGMTISIMRKNLQIPSYKGSYTFKEAKPVVDQGAQS; the protein is encoded by the coding sequence ATGGTGGCCATTGCTTTAGGTTTTCTGATAGCACTTCAGGCTCAAACACAAAAAAATCTATCGGCCGCGGAACAAATCAATGATCAGCGTGCGGCACAGATGAAGGCGGTCCTTGCAAACTCTCAGGAACAAAATGCTCAGTTGTTAAAAAAGCATCAGGAGTTATCTGAAAAGCTGGATCAGGCGCGCAAGCAGGTAGGGACGGATCCTCAGCTTCTGGTCCATTTAAAACAGCTGCAAATGCTTGACGGAACTCAAGCGGTGGAGGGGCCGGGAATTCTGATTAGTATTGATGACAGAAATAAAAAAGTTGCATTTCCACTGGCTCCCAGCGACATTTCAAAGATGATTAACACCTTAAAGTTGGCCGGTGCAGAGGCGATCAGCATTAATGGTCAAAGGATTGTAGCTTCAACGGCCATAGTCTTAAGCGGAAATTCTACAATTTTAGTGAATACGGTTCCGATAAATCGTACAGAAGGAGTTCCTTACGAAATAAGTGCGATTGGGGAGCAGGATACTCTTCTGGATTATTTTTCTAATCTTGAAGCTGTCACTCTCAAACAAAGCGGCATGACAATCAGCATTATGAGAAAGAACTTACAAATCCCGTCTTATAAGGGGTCTTATACATTCAAAGAGGCCAAACCGGTGGTTGATCAGGGTGCTCAATCTTAA